Proteins from one Synechococcales cyanobacterium CNB genomic window:
- a CDS encoding CPBP family intramembrane metalloprotease, translating into MSRPTRSENASAAAPRRRSRRRHSGALTYGEASTSPLHILVFLCPLILLYEIGAIVYLPGETIAARGILARVFESFGIVGLHLPAGLLVVVLLLWHALVRERWRVRAPYLVFMLMESCVWTVPLFLFALLMTAGPALQPEVATAAAELRERSWQARLTLSIGAGLYEELLFRMILIAAAHFVLADLLRLPDHWAKIGSAAVSAVAFMLYHHAATPVESAFFLLAGLYFAGLYILRGFGIVVAVHALYDVLALVIMG; encoded by the coding sequence ATGAGCCGGCCCACCCGGAGCGAGAACGCATCGGCCGCCGCGCCGCGGCGCCGATCTCGCCGCAGGCACTCCGGCGCGCTCACCTACGGCGAGGCCTCGACAAGCCCCCTGCATATTCTCGTCTTTCTCTGCCCGCTAATCCTGCTCTACGAGATCGGTGCGATCGTGTACCTGCCCGGCGAGACGATCGCCGCCCGCGGCATCCTGGCGCGCGTGTTCGAGTCGTTCGGGATCGTCGGCCTGCACCTTCCGGCCGGATTGCTGGTCGTCGTACTGCTGCTCTGGCACGCGCTGGTGCGGGAGCGCTGGCGTGTCCGGGCGCCGTATCTCGTGTTCATGCTGATGGAGTCGTGTGTCTGGACCGTGCCGCTGTTCCTGTTCGCGTTGCTGATGACCGCGGGGCCGGCTCTGCAGCCCGAGGTCGCCACCGCCGCGGCGGAACTGCGGGAACGTTCGTGGCAGGCCCGGCTCACGCTCTCGATCGGCGCGGGGCTGTACGAGGAACTTCTGTTCCGAATGATCCTGATCGCCGCGGCCCATTTCGTGCTCGCCGACCTGCTCCGGCTGCCGGACCACTGGGCGAAGATCGGATCGGCGGCGGTCTCGGCCGTGGCGTTCATGCTCTATCACCACGCGGCGACGCCGGTCGAGTCGGCGTTCTTCCTGCTGGCGGGGTTGTACTTCGCGGGTCTGTATATCCTGCGTGGGTTCGGGATCGTGGTGGCGGTCCACGCCCTGTACGACGTCCTCGCCCTCGTCATCATGGGCTAG
- a CDS encoding FtsX-like permease family protein — protein MSILNCAPYVLKQVARHRVRSALTIAGIAIAMFLFTAVQAMDRGVTAATRSAAGDTTLVVYREDRYCPATSELPQDYLSRIERIDGVVSVIPMKIVVSNCRTSLDVVTYRGVPKEQFLADRADRLTIVSGSAQDWLRRTDAALVGETLASRRGLRPGVTFDAAGITAYVAGVIRSDDPQDWNVAYTSLEFVQLAQRNRLGVVTQFNVKVADPSILDRVAKDIDATFRHAQEPTSTFTEKAFIGRIADDVIEIVGFARWLGLGCLVAVLALVGNSIVLGVQSRVSEHAVLQTLGFPGRLVAALIVAEGVILALVGGLVGAGAAVAVAGFKSFALSVEGATIPIVADTALLLTGMVVCGAIGVVAGLVPAWQASNREIAECFRAA, from the coding sequence ATGAGCATCCTCAACTGCGCGCCCTACGTGCTCAAGCAGGTGGCACGCCACCGCGTCCGCTCCGCGCTCACCATTGCAGGCATCGCCATCGCCATGTTCCTGTTTACCGCCGTGCAGGCCATGGACCGTGGCGTGACCGCCGCCACAAGATCTGCCGCGGGCGACACCACCCTCGTCGTCTACCGCGAGGACCGCTACTGCCCCGCCACCAGCGAACTGCCGCAGGACTACCTCTCCCGCATCGAGCGCATCGACGGCGTCGTCTCCGTGATCCCGATGAAGATCGTCGTCTCCAACTGCCGAACCAGCCTCGACGTCGTGACCTACCGCGGCGTGCCGAAGGAGCAGTTCCTCGCCGACCGCGCCGACAGACTCACGATCGTCTCCGGCTCGGCCCAGGACTGGCTCCGCCGCACCGATGCCGCGCTCGTCGGCGAAACGCTCGCGAGCCGGCGCGGCCTGCGCCCCGGCGTCACCTTCGACGCCGCCGGCATCACCGCCTACGTCGCCGGCGTCATCCGCTCCGACGACCCCCAGGACTGGAACGTCGCCTACACCTCGCTCGAGTTCGTGCAACTCGCCCAACGCAACCGCCTCGGCGTCGTCACCCAGTTCAACGTCAAAGTCGCCGACCCCTCCATCCTCGACCGAGTCGCCAAGGACATCGACGCGACCTTCCGCCACGCCCAGGAGCCGACCTCGACCTTCACCGAAAAGGCGTTCATCGGGCGCATCGCCGACGACGTCATCGAGATCGTCGGCTTCGCACGCTGGCTCGGACTCGGCTGCCTCGTCGCCGTCCTCGCCCTCGTCGGCAACTCGATCGTCCTCGGGGTCCAGAGCCGCGTCTCCGAGCACGCCGTTCTCCAGACGCTCGGCTTTCCCGGCCGGCTCGTCGCCGCGCTCATCGTCGCTGAGGGCGTGATCCTCGCCCTCGTCGGCGGACTCGTCGGCGCGGGCGCGGCCGTCGCGGTCGCGGGATTCAAGAGCTTCGCTCTCTCCGTTGAGGGCGCGACCATACCCATCGTCGCCGACACCGCCCTCCTCCTCACCGGCATGGTCGTCTGCGGCGCAATCGGCGTCGTAGCAGGCCTCGTCCCCGCGTGGCAGGCGTCCAACCGCGAGATCGCCGAATGCTTCAGGGCCGCCTGA
- a CDS encoding ABC transporter ATP-binding protein: MTMIQCRALTREYRKGDNVIRPLDGLDLDVDTGEFLALMGPSGSGKTTLLNLIAGIDSPTRGTLRIGGTDLASLGRGALAAWRSKNIGYVFQLYNLVPVLTAYENVELPLLLHPLNRRERHERIMDALERVGVADRLDHYPRQLSGGQEQRVAIARAIVTNPGIIVADEPTGDLDKTAAAAVMALLGELNLELGKTIIMVTHDPKTAEHATRTLHLEKGRLVESGVVTAGGERP; this comes from the coding sequence ATGACCATGATCCAATGCAGAGCCTTGACCCGTGAGTATCGCAAGGGCGACAACGTCATCCGACCCCTCGACGGCCTGGACCTCGACGTTGACACCGGAGAGTTCCTCGCCCTCATGGGACCCAGCGGCAGCGGAAAGACGACCCTCCTCAACCTCATCGCGGGCATCGACAGCCCCACCCGAGGCACGCTCCGCATCGGCGGCACCGACCTCGCCAGCCTCGGCCGCGGCGCGCTCGCCGCCTGGCGATCCAAGAACATCGGCTACGTCTTCCAGCTCTACAACCTCGTCCCTGTCCTCACCGCCTACGAGAACGTCGAACTCCCGCTGCTGCTGCACCCGCTGAACCGACGCGAGCGGCACGAGCGCATCATGGACGCCCTCGAGCGCGTGGGCGTCGCCGACCGCCTCGACCACTACCCGCGACAACTCTCAGGCGGGCAGGAGCAGCGCGTCGCAATCGCGCGCGCGATCGTCACGAATCCGGGCATCATCGTCGCCGATGAGCCGACCGGCGACCTCGACAAGACCGCCGCCGCCGCCGTCATGGCCCTGCTCGGCGAACTCAACCTCGAACTCGGCAAGACCATCATCATGGTGACCCACGACCCGAAGACGGCCGAGCACGCCACGCGCACCCTGCATCTCGAAAAGGGCAGGCTCGTCGAGAGCGGCGTGGTAACCGCCGGAGGAGAACGGCCATGA
- a CDS encoding FtsX-like permease family protein produces the protein MLQGRLRTTPMRQLPFHYAFRNLGRSRLRLAATLIGSTLVVLLALASGGFVRGMTATLTQRAGLHENVMIVGIGSEEGVERSQIDAGIEGIAAASITGLKQSAGVVYASPEIHAALPVRESATSDRDLPAVMRGVRPVALLVHPEVEIVEGRAPRSGRDELMVGALAATRLGLPDSRLAIGQTLHFSNREWTIVGRFTAPNTVMDAEIWLPLIDLQVAINRPASLSCVIVTLDSARFADVDLFVKGRLDLEITAIPERDYYASIAAFYAPIRAMVLVTAALIASGGILGGLNTMYAAFAARVREVGMLQALGFTRTAIVLSLTEESTFAGACGALAGAALGLLLLDGLAVRFSMGAFMLTLDAPVVLVGVLAGLGVGLVGAIPPAVRCLRLSIPEALKAH, from the coding sequence ATGCTTCAGGGCCGCCTGAGAACAACCCCCATGCGACAACTCCCATTCCATTACGCCTTCCGCAACCTCGGCCGAAGCCGACTGCGCCTCGCCGCTACGCTCATCGGCTCCACCCTCGTCGTCCTGCTCGCTCTCGCCTCGGGCGGGTTCGTACGCGGCATGACCGCCACGCTCACCCAGCGCGCGGGCCTCCACGAAAACGTCATGATCGTCGGCATCGGCAGCGAGGAAGGCGTCGAACGCTCCCAGATCGACGCGGGCATCGAGGGCATCGCCGCCGCCAGCATCACCGGCCTCAAGCAGAGCGCGGGCGTCGTCTACGCCTCGCCCGAGATCCATGCCGCCCTTCCCGTGCGAGAGAGCGCGACCAGCGACCGCGACCTCCCCGCCGTGATGCGCGGCGTGCGACCGGTCGCGCTGCTCGTCCACCCGGAAGTCGAGATCGTCGAGGGCCGCGCCCCGCGCAGCGGACGCGATGAACTCATGGTCGGCGCCCTCGCCGCCACGCGCCTCGGCCTGCCCGATTCCCGCCTCGCCATCGGCCAGACGCTCCACTTCAGCAACCGCGAGTGGACCATCGTCGGCCGCTTCACAGCGCCAAACACCGTCATGGACGCCGAAATCTGGCTCCCCTTGATCGACCTGCAGGTCGCGATCAACCGGCCCGCATCGCTCTCCTGCGTGATCGTCACGCTCGACTCCGCCCGCTTCGCCGACGTGGACCTCTTCGTCAAAGGGCGCCTCGACCTCGAAATCACGGCCATCCCGGAACGCGACTACTACGCTTCCATCGCCGCTTTCTACGCTCCGATCCGCGCCATGGTGCTCGTCACCGCCGCGCTCATCGCCTCGGGCGGCATCCTCGGCGGTCTCAACACCATGTACGCCGCGTTCGCAGCCCGCGTCCGGGAGGTCGGCATGCTCCAGGCACTCGGCTTCACACGCACCGCCATTGTCCTCAGCCTCACCGAGGAATCGACCTTTGCCGGCGCGTGCGGCGCGCTCGCCGGTGCTGCCCTCGGCCTGCTCCTGCTCGACGGCCTCGCCGTCCGCTTCTCCATGGGCGCGTTCATGCTCACCCTCGACGCACCCGTCGTCCTTGTCGGCGTCCTCGCCGGGCTGGGCGTCGGACTCGTCGGCGCCATCCCGCCCGCCGTTCGTTGTCTCCGTCTCTCCATCCCCGAGGCCCTCAAGGCCCACTGA
- a CDS encoding 30S ribosomal protein S20, translated as MAHSNSARKRIRQNAKRRALNRWRLRTMRAAIKKFQDALTQGTATDAAAAYRECSSVIDRTAQKGVIHKNQAARRKSRLCARLKAKQTGGA; from the coding sequence ATGGCGCACTCAAACTCCGCCCGCAAGCGCATCCGCCAGAACGCCAAGCGCCGTGCGTTGAACCGGTGGCGACTCCGGACGATGCGGGCGGCGATCAAGAAGTTTCAGGACGCCCTGACGCAGGGGACCGCCACAGACGCGGCGGCGGCCTACCGCGAGTGCTCCTCGGTGATCGACCGGACGGCCCAGAAGGGCGTGATCCACAAGAACCAGGCGGCCCGTCGCAAGAGCCGGCTCTGCGCTCGTCTGAAGGCGAAGCAGACCGGCGGCGCCTGA
- a CDS encoding HlyD family efflux transporter periplasmic adaptor subunit produces MTAGTIGGDRPGADVPRRSKVAVIVPAAVVVLTLLVVAWSAWPTVRPVRTVQVTQAVFERAEEPPGTRVTGDRHAGAGRVGTAVQAPGWLEAEPYYVAAAALADGVVEHVDALEGDRVAAGQVIARLVSVDAELKLSSAEAELSVAQAELALAEAELRAAETDWNEPVERERAVEAGRAAVAESEAEVAQLPSMIAAARATLVQYEEELARAERSRAGQAATELEVIVARQRVEAQRATVESLEALRPLLAARSQRLRAELRAAERNLALRIEERRRLDSAIASVNKARGAVERARAARDEAALELDRMVIRAPIDGYVQRRLKAPGDKVVRMMDDTHSGHVALLYDPERMQVRVDVPLADASHLFVGQRCEVVVEVLPDRVFEGEVLRITHEADLQKNTLQAKVRVIDPSPLLRPEMLTRVRFLPRGEAAQHGSAAPASGPGRVRVPSDTLHAHQGGVQVWTVTNRRGDRGVVRPVHVQPEAESAGWAVVSGPVQPGALLVLDADGLREGQRVRFASRGGEGTR; encoded by the coding sequence ATGACGGCGGGAACTATCGGGGGCGATCGGCCCGGCGCGGACGTGCCGCGGCGATCCAAAGTGGCGGTGATCGTGCCGGCGGCTGTGGTCGTGCTGACGCTACTGGTCGTCGCATGGAGCGCGTGGCCCACGGTGCGGCCTGTCCGAACCGTGCAGGTCACGCAGGCAGTCTTCGAGCGCGCAGAGGAACCCCCCGGCACCCGCGTGACCGGTGACCGCCATGCCGGCGCGGGGCGCGTGGGCACGGCCGTGCAGGCTCCGGGCTGGCTCGAAGCAGAGCCGTACTACGTCGCCGCCGCCGCGCTCGCGGACGGCGTCGTCGAACACGTCGACGCCCTCGAAGGCGACCGCGTGGCAGCCGGGCAGGTCATCGCGCGGCTGGTCTCGGTCGATGCAGAACTGAAACTCAGCAGCGCAGAGGCGGAGTTGTCCGTCGCGCAGGCCGAACTCGCCCTGGCCGAGGCCGAACTGCGGGCGGCCGAGACGGACTGGAACGAGCCGGTCGAGCGCGAGCGTGCGGTCGAGGCCGGGCGCGCCGCCGTTGCCGAGAGCGAGGCCGAGGTCGCGCAGTTGCCCTCGATGATCGCCGCGGCCCGCGCGACCCTGGTGCAGTACGAGGAGGAACTCGCTCGCGCGGAGCGCTCGCGGGCCGGGCAGGCAGCGACCGAACTCGAGGTGATCGTGGCACGCCAGCGCGTCGAGGCCCAGCGGGCGACGGTCGAGTCGCTCGAGGCCCTGCGGCCGCTGCTCGCCGCACGGAGCCAGCGTCTGAGGGCAGAACTCCGTGCCGCGGAGCGAAATCTCGCGCTGCGCATCGAGGAACGCCGACGGCTGGACTCGGCCATCGCGTCCGTGAACAAGGCACGCGGCGCGGTCGAGCGCGCCCGGGCCGCCCGCGACGAGGCCGCGCTCGAACTCGACCGCATGGTCATCCGCGCTCCGATCGACGGCTACGTGCAACGCCGGCTCAAGGCGCCCGGCGACAAGGTCGTCCGCATGATGGACGACACGCACTCAGGCCACGTCGCGCTGCTCTACGACCCCGAGCGGATGCAGGTGCGCGTTGACGTGCCGCTGGCCGACGCCTCGCACCTGTTCGTGGGCCAGCGATGCGAGGTCGTCGTCGAGGTGCTCCCCGACCGCGTCTTCGAGGGCGAGGTGCTCCGCATCACGCACGAGGCCGATCTGCAGAAGAACACCCTCCAGGCAAAGGTGCGCGTGATCGATCCATCGCCCCTGCTCCGACCCGAAATGCTCACGCGCGTTCGCTTCCTGCCCCGCGGAGAAGCGGCTCAGCATGGATCCGCAGCCCCAGCGAGCGGACCGGGGCGTGTGCGCGTCCCCAGCGACACCCTCCACGCCCACCAAGGCGGGGTGCAGGTCTGGACAGTCACGAACCGGCGCGGCGACCGCGGCGTCGTGCGCCCGGTGCACGTCCAGCCCGAAGCCGAATCGGCAGGCTGGGCAGTCGTCAGCGGCCCGGTCCAGCCGGGCGCGTTGCTGGTGCTTGATGCAGACGGACTCCGCGAAGGGCAACGGGTGCGATTCGCCTCGCGCGGCGGGGAGGGAACACGATGA